A region of the Alphaproteobacteria bacterium genome:
AAAGCTTCGGGACTGGTGCTTAAAGTAATATCAAAAAACTTGCTTTCGCCAGGCGCAAGCGTCACATGCTCTATCATCGGCTGACGCTTAAGCAATGCATCGTCTTTCCCAAGCAGCGTAATCAGCGTGTGTGGTAGCTTACGGTCTTCTGCCGTAGTATTTACCAGATAGCCTTTGAAAACATGCTCGTCTTTCAAGCTGGTAGTGCTTCCTTCAGGGCGTTTTTTTTCATATTCCAGCCCTGCAAACACGATGCCATCGGTTTCAAATACCCCAGCGCTAGAGTACAGGTTTTTTACCAATGGCAGACTATGCAGCATCACATTTTGAAAAAATACCAGCGCAACCAACACTGTAAGTACTGCCAACCCACCTGTAGCCAGTTTTAAGCTTAGAGGCACACCGCGAGGCTTGGTAATAGCCGGCACGGATGAGCCTTCGGGGATAGGTGGAATTTCCTGCTCAATAGCCTCTTCCACTTTTAGTACATCGTCGTCTATATCCTCGACGGGCGGTTCGGCAAACCATTGGTTTTTGCATTTTGCACAGCGCACAGTGCGGCCTTTGACACCCAAGGCGCGTTGGTCTACTAGATAGCGATTTTGGCAACTCGGGCATTCGAGTATCATAA
Encoded here:
- a CDS encoding zinc-ribbon domain-containing protein, with the translated sequence MILECPSCQNRYLVDQRALGVKGRTVRCAKCKNQWFAEPPVEDIDDDVLKVEEAIEQEIPPIPEGSSVPAITKPRGVPLSLKLATGGLAVLTVLVALVFFQNVMLHSLPLVKNLYSSAGVFETDGIVFAGLEYEKKRPEGSTTSLKDEHVFKGYLVNTTAEDRKLPHTLITLLGKDDALLKRQPMIEHVTLAPGESKFFDITLSTSPEALRHVVIEHGSPYELKLR